One window of the Oncorhynchus keta strain PuntledgeMale-10-30-2019 chromosome 31, Oket_V2, whole genome shotgun sequence genome contains the following:
- the LOC118364615 gene encoding zinc finger protein 572-like: MDSDILNIEEIVMGKGPPDPPAELTTEKPAEPYKPISSFKAPPPPTIQPYQHENLQCFQCFITFCNSKAKERHMKKSHREEYKQQLQQGDTLFTCYVCDRTFPSSEELTQHQGSHNKEDKPFKCPHCQESFRTFSELTTHRRQVCPERQFVCKDCSETFRSPALLRTHRLAQHPRPEAEVDEPDDPTKTHRCGKCNRGFETESELIMHQENHAGDQHCNGSASPVKKRGRPLKAEDATVGEKKGKRRKKKEEGTEEAETGNNAEEAAAAPAEAKGKAAGGGRRGRPKAAGGEEAREDDSEATAEEKKPKVAPAPPKQHPCPECELTFPALAQLRAHKKEKHTPRKAHPCEECEESFARPEQLEAHKNRAHTKGRYACPTCGKSFGRESNLKGHQQSSHPEEEEEEEKQEAAGRSKR, translated from the exons ATGGACTCAGACATACTGAATATAGAGGAAATAGTGATGGGGAAGGGGCCACCAGATCCCCCTGCAGAACTGACCACTGAAAAACCAGCAGAACCCTACAAACCCATCTCCTCCTTCAAAGCACCGCCTCCACCCACCATTCAACCAT ATCAGCATGAGAACCTGCAGTGTTTCCAGTGCTTCATCACCTTCTGTAACTCCAAAGCCAAGGAGAGGCACATGAAGAAGAGCCATCGTGAGGAGTACAAGCAGCAGCTCCAGCAG GGAGATACTCTGTTCACCTGCTATGTGTGTGACCGTACATTTCCGTCCTCTGAGGAGCTGACCCAGCACCAGGGCTCACACAACAAGGAGGACAAGCCCTTCAAGTGTCCCCACTGCCAGGAGAGCTTCCGCACCTTCTCTGAG ctGACGACCCACAGGAGACAGGTTTGTCCAGAGAGGCAATTTGTGTGTAAGGACTGCAGTGAGACCTTCCGCAGCCCTGCCCTCCTTCGTACCCACCGCTTGGCCCAGCACCCCCGTCCAGAGGCAGAGGTGGATGAGCCAGATGACCCTACCAAGACCCACCGCTGTGGGAAGTGCAACCGGGGCTTCGAGACCGAGTCTGAGCTAATAATGCACCAGGAGAACCACGCCGGTGACCAGCACTGCAACGGCAGTGCTTCGCCTGTAAAGAAGCGCGGACGGCCCTTAAAAGCAGAGGACGCAACGGTCGGAGagaagaaagggaagaggagaaagaagaaggaAGAGGGCACAGAGGAGGCGGAGACTGGAAACAATGCAGAGGAGGCTGCAGCAGCTCCGGCTGAGGCCAAGGGGAAAGCAGCAGGAGGTGGCAGGCGAGGCCGTCCTAAAGCAGCAGGAGGCGAGGAGGCCAGAGAAGATGACAGTGAAGCCACAGCAGAGGAGAAGAAACCCAAAGTGGCTCCCGCTCCACCCAAGCAACACCCCTGCCCTGAGTGTGAGCTCACGTTCCCTGCCCTGGCCCAGCTCCGCGCCCACAAGAAGGAAAAGCACACCCCACGTAAGGCCCATCCCTGCGAGGAGTGTGAGGAGAGCTTTGCCCGTCCCGAGCAGCTAGAAGCCCACAAGAACCGGGCACACACCAAGGGGCGTTATGCCTGCCCTACCTGTGGCAAGAGCTTTGGCCGAGAGAGCAACCTGAAGGGCCACCAGCAGAGCAGCCAcccagaggaggaagaggaggaggagaagcaagAGGCGGCGGGCCGCAGCAAGAGATAA
- the LOC118364150 gene encoding uncharacterized protein LOC118364150, protein MPPKNRARPGFDFTGNPTAPQSSASPEEEPLDLSPKKIYCHNCGWRDSLRNSSFCVQCLVVLRDPVLNLSIDMKPNLSQMTAEPTWDIPLQLPSPDTIDLGYSSFSFPPSLEASQSVFQTPEPDVVSPGPLLCRFCQETFALPILLHHHVKERHLHSCNMCCRIFKNDMLLIRHQVNMHSLALPCYPRPAFSKRGPGRPKGVAHMLLKPYTRPKPTHVCQACSREFWSPGVLHKHKCNPRLVQCTTCGGYFGSHHLFCKHKSQNLCSNSWRAIGKAMAQAAYAAAQAEHRANSTNPQRESSGATFQILEINFTTPYHSDSSLPSSNEEEELQSMDSSGAESPSA, encoded by the exons ATGCCACCAAAAAACAGAGCGAGACCTGGGTTTGATTTTACAG GAAATCCCACTGCTCCACAATCCTCTGCATCTCCTGAGGAAGAGCCATTGGACCTGAGTCCAAAGAAGATCTACTGCCATAACTGTGGCTGGAGAGATTCCCTTAGAAATTCGTCCTTCTGTGTCCAGTGCCTTGTGGTCCTTAGGGATCCTGTTCTGAACCTCTCCATTGACATGAAACCAAACCTGAGTCAGATGACTGCTGAGCCCACCTGGGATATACCACTTCAGCTCCCCTCTCCTGACACCATAGATCTGGGCTACTCCTCGTTTTCCTTTCCACCATCCCTGGAGGCAAGCCAGAGTGTCTTCCAGACCCCTGAGCCTGATGTGGTGTCCCCGGGTCCCTTGCTGTGCCGATTCTGCCAAGAAACTTTTGCTCTGCCTATTCTTCTGCACCATCATGTCAAGGAAAGGCACCTTCATTCATGCAACATGTGTTGCCGCATATTCAAGAATGACATGCTCCTCATCAGACACCAGGTCAACATGCACAGCTTAGCTCTGCCTTGCTATCCTCGGCCTGCCTTCTCCAAACGTGGCCCAGGCCGGCCTAAAGGCGTTGCTCATATGCTGCTGAAACCCTACACCCGCCCAAAACCTACTCATGTCTGCCAGGCCTGCTCTCGAGAGTTCTGGTCACCAGGCGTGCTCCACAAACACAAGTGCAACCCTCGGCTGGTCCAGTGTACCACCTGTGGGGGCTATTTCGGCAGCCATCATTTGTTCTGCAAGCACAAAAGCCAGAACCTCTGCAGCAATTCCTGGAGGGCCATAGGGAAGGCAATGGCTCAGGCAGCATATGCAGCAGCTCAGGCAGAACACAGAGCAAACTCAACAAACCCACAGAGGGAGAGTTCAGGTGCCACCTTCCAGATCTTGGAGATAAACTTCACCACTCCTTATCACAGTGACTCTTCATTACCCTCCAGcaatgaggaggaggagctgcAGAGTATGGATAGTTCAGGCGCAGAATCCCCTTCTGCATAG
- the LOC118364616 gene encoding uncharacterized protein LOC118364616 isoform X1, with protein sequence MSDFTIDIQLTELGFPDILQPRETTCVKETPSPSASNNISPLSLANLQTPSSSPPPAALTPTAVVPELVGVDQLVSVDSQTASTVQQVASQTGTHITVTPNPSVPPETLTILCPPPPSTHKPVAVPHTSRPVSPILLPKSLVSGQNNSLHQNPKITKTVLISVSRIGAGTVLTSVPATSTPPVEHLRTIKNDSELPLADQTAMFQTTPKPVNTGKQGRAVAEEEEPGEKIGGGKGVFDDGKVQEPKEKEAVAKSLEEDSEETDDSEVSENEDDDEEEEEDEELDPEAEPGGSGEHRCSVCDLVLSSSFQLQEHMNLHTGARPYCCAECGKRFCQLANYRSHLRTHAQPQTSVPPVQLRCRVCLKGFDSEQGLKDHLAKSHFEKEFYECDACKRIFTCLTKCEEHLEEHKRELADHVCLQCCRRFRLRRSLRRHKERGCVRSYRCTDCPMNFSRKNALLKHSFSHLGLLPYTCIQCRAHFRLARLYRKHECEPERLHCVACLGVFQSHNDFQRHKRETGCWGQQGTKGDEIRCMECGQAFSTADELKNHAGAHQRVMTCSECGKGFRSALMLMSHMGGHAGSRPCLCKNCGLGFPHQQGYESHLKDCGRKPPPVMAPKKPRKDPPAAPSKPLPQLAPRHLPAPVKKPESQVSAPLPTLMRMPGSAPARVTMGVHNTTTVRVVSPDQPTKGLWKLSLDKQPPPGVSLVMFVPANTPLASGLSGPSSTPQLPALSGTQSQWKVLNPAPNPGAPPVLCQSSFTSEPGLSLIAEANRRYSSDTPLDLALKTADYEQDPANLLPLDLSNKSTCSTPPANLVVKTEPRDPGFAEETEEEVFTSLTGDKKGIVFQSKREPGEDSKMEAMAQKGENGEGRGDEDRQNDSRDDGKTWSQMKKSPTPGVPSTLQLLTIKQKNTAKVDPVNQLKIESVSSLHSKMLRGLVQIKQEPLFLEADSGTQSSDFCSYSPLTALKRKMEPDVGLDLRWDGGTPGCVLDLRLNGGNPASCDVVEKAEERNMEGDRVEEELDGGEKDGATEERKADKVGSEERKEQKDGSEQKDGSEERKEEDGTEERKEKAGLEEKDGTEERKEKAGSEEKAGTEERKGEDDGMEERKEKDEGEEDGTEERKEKDGTEERKEKDGTEERKEKDGTEEKKGEEGGTEERKEKDGTEEKDGTEESDTPVDEPTAHNPETQLPPPLIPSPPSSPPCKRRRSLRTREKPRALHDCLL encoded by the exons ATGTCAGACTTCACCATCGATATCCAGCTGACAGAACTAGGGTTCCCTGACATCTTGCAGCCCAGAGAAACAACCTGTGTGAAGGAAACACCATCGCCTTCGGCCTCTAACAATATCTCCCCTTTATCCTTGGCTAACCTCCAAACCCCCAGTTCCTCACCGCCTCCTGCTGCACTCACCCCCACAGCTGTGGTCCCAGAACTGGTCGGTGTAGATCAGCTGGTTTCTGTAGACTCACAGACTGCTTCTACAGTTCAGCAGGTTGCTTCACAGACTGGCACTCATATTACAGTAACCCCAAATCCCTCTGTGCCCCCTGAGACACTGACAATACTCTGCCCACCCCCTCCTTCTACACACAAACCTGTGGCAGTGCCACACACTTCACGGCCTGTTAGTCCCATATTGCTACCCAAGAGTTTAGTAAGTGGTCAAAACAATAGCCTTCACCAAAACCCCAAAATAACTAAAACTGTCCTGATATCTGTGTCTCGTATTGGAGCTGGTACTGTGTTGACGTCTGTACCAGCTACTTCCACTCCCCCTGTTGAACACTTAAGAACCATTAAGAATGATTCCGAGCTGCCACTGGCAGACCAGACTGCAATGTTTCAGACCACTCCAAAACCTGTAAACACAGGGAAGCAAGGAAGGGCAGTTGCTGAGGAAGAAGAACCAGGTGAAAAAATTGGAGGAGGGAAAGGTGTTTTCGATGATGGGAAAGTGCAAGAACCGAAAGAGAAAGAAGCAGTTGCAAAGAGTTTAGAGGAGGATTCTGAGGAAACAGATGACAGTGAGGTTTCTGAgaatgaggatgatgatgaagaggaagaggaggatgaggaactGGACCCAG AAGCAGAGCCTGGAGGTTCAGGCGAACACCGCTGTAGCGTCTGTGACCTCGTCCTTTCCTCCAGCTTCCAGCTCCAGGAGCACATGAACCTGCACACAGGGGCACGCCCCTACTGCTGTGCCGAGTGTGGTAAGCGCTTCTGTCAGCTGGCCAACTACCGCTCCCACCTGCGTACGCACGCCCAGCCCCAGACCTCAGTCCCACCCGTACAGCTCCGCTGCCGTGTTTGCCTGAAGGGCTTCGATTCTGAGCAGGGTTTGAAGGACCACCTAGCCAAGTCCCACTTTGAGAAGGAGTTCTATGAGTGTGACGCATGCAAGCGCATCTTCACCTGCCTGACCAAGTGTGAGGAGCACCTGGAGGAGCACAAGCGCGAGCTGGCGGACCACGTGTGTCTGCAGTGCTGCCGCCGCTTCCGCCTGCGCCGCTCTCTCCGCCGCCACAAGGAGCGGGGCTGTGTCCGCAGCTATCGCTGCACCGACTGCCCCATGAACTTCAGCCGCAAGAATGCCCTCCTCAAGCACAGCTTCTCCCACCTGGGCCTGCTGCCTTACACCTGCATCCAGTGCCGTGCACATTTCCGCTTGGCCAGGCTCTACCGTAAGCACGAGTGTGAGCCGGAGCGGCTCCACTGTGTGGCATGCCTGGGCGTCTTTCAGAGCCACAACGACTTCCAGAGGCACAAGAGGGAAACGGGCTGCTGGGGCCAGCAGGGGACCAAGGGGGATGAGATCCGCTGTATGGAGTGTGGCCAGGCCTTCTCCACGGCTGACGAGCTGAAGAATCACGCCGGGGCCCACCAGAGGGTGATGACCTGCTCCGAGTGCGGCAAGGGCTTCCGCTCGGCCTTGATGCTGATGTCACATATGGGGGGCCACGCAGGGTCGAGGCCCTGTCTGTGTAAGAACTGTGGCCTGGGCTTCCCTCACCAGCAGGGTTACGAGAGCCACCTCAAGGACTGTGGACGCAAACCCCCTCCTGTG ATGGCTCCAAAGAAACCACGGAAGGACCCCCCTGCTGCTCCTTCCAAACCCCTACCCCAGCTCGCTCCAAGGCATCTCCCTGCTCCTGTAAAGAAACCAGAGAGTCAAGTGTCAGCACCACTTCCTACTCTGATGAGAATGCCAGGCTCTGCCCCTGCCAGAGTCACTATGGGAGTCCATAACACCACTACTGTCCGTGTGGTGAGCCCTGACCAACCCACCAAGGGGCTGTGGAAGCTCAGCCTGGACAAACAACCGCCTCCTGGGGTGTCCTTGGTCATGTTTGTCCCCGCCAACACCCCTCTGGCCTCTGGCCTCTCTGGCCCATCCTCCACCCCCCAGCTTCCAGCCCTCTCAGGCACCCAGTCCCAGTGGAAGGTCCTCAACCCAGCACCAAATCCAGGAGCCCCTCCGGTGCTGTGCCAGTCCAGCTTCACCTCTGAGCCGGGTCTGAGCCTCATTGCAGAGGCAAACCGGCGCTACTCCTCTGATACCCCGCTGGATCTGGCCTTAAAGACAGCTGACTACGAACAGGATCCTGCTAATTTACTACCTCTTGATCTGTCTAACAAGTCGACTTGCTCCACTCCTCCTGCTAACCTTGTAGTCAAGACTGAACCGAGAGACCCTGGGTTTGCAGAGGAGACTGAGGAAGAAGTATTCACAAGTTTAACAGGTGATAAAAAGGGGATAGTCTTTCAGAGTAAGAGGGAGCCAGGGGAGGATTCTAAAATGGAGGCTATGGCTCAGAAGGGGGAaaatggagaagggagaggagatgaagacaGGCAAAATGACAGCAGAGATGATGGAAAAACTTGGTCTCAAATGAAGAAGTCACCAACACCGGGAGTCCCGTCAACACTACAGCTCCTGACCATCAAACAGAAGAACACTGCCAAAGTGGATCCAGTGAATCAGCTGAAAATCGAGTCAGTCAGCTCTTTGCACTCCAAAATGCTTCGGGGCTTAGTCCAGATAAAGCAGGAACCACTGTTTCTAGAGGCTGACAGTGGAACACAGAGCTCAGACTTCTGTTCGTACAGCCCGCTGACAGCATTGAAGAGGAAGATGGAGCCAGACGTGGGGCTGGACttgagatgggatgggggcaccCCAGGCTGTGTGCTCGACTTGAGGTTGAATGGAGGGAACCCAGCCAGTTGTGATGTGGTggagaaagcagaggagaggaacatggaAGGAGACCGTGTAGAGGAGGAGCTTGATGGTGGCGAGAAGGATGGagcaacagaggagaggaaagcagATAAGGTTGGatcggaggagaggaaagagcagAAGGATGGATCGGAGCAGAAGGATGGatcggaggagaggaaagaggaggatggaacagaggagaggaaagagaaggctGGATTGGAGGAGAAGGATGgaacggaggagaggaaagagaaggctGGATCGGAGGAGAAGGCTGgaacggaggagaggaaaggggaggatgatggaatggaggagaggaaagagaaggatgaaggggaggaggatggaacggaggagaggaaagagaaggatggaacggaggagaggaaagagaaggatggaacggaggagaggaaagagaaggatggaacggaggagaagaaaggggaggagggtggaacggaggagaggaaagagaaggatggaacagaggagaaggatggaaCGGAGGAGTCTGACACACCTGTTGATGAACCCACAGCCCATAACCCAGAGACACAGCTCCccccccctctcatcccctctcctccctcctcaccaccatgtaAAAGACGAAGGTCACTAAGGACAAGGGAAAAGCCTAGAGCCCTACACGACTGTTTATTATAA
- the LOC118364616 gene encoding uncharacterized protein LOC118364616 isoform X2: MSDFTIDIQLTELGFPDILQPRETTCVKETPSPSASNNISPLSLANLQTPSSSPPPAALTPTAVVPELVGVDQLVSVDSQTASTVQQVASQTGTHITVTPNPSVPPETLTILCPPPPSTHKPVAVPHTSRPVSPILLPKSLVSGQNNSLHQNPKITKTVLISVSRIGAGTVLTSVPATSTPPVEHLRTIKNDSELPLADQTAMFQTTPKPVNTGKQGRAVAEEEEPGEKIGGGKGVFDDGKVQEPKEKEAVAKSLEEDSEETDDSEVSENEDDDEEEEEDEELDPEAEPGGSGEHRCSVCDLVLSSSFQLQEHMNLHTGARPYCCAECGKRFCQLANYRSHLRTHAQPQTSVPPVQLRCRVCLKGFDSEQGLKDHLAKSHFEKEFYECDACKRIFTCLTKCEEHLEEHKRELADHVCLQCCRRFRLRRSLRRHKERGCVRSYRCTDCPMNFSRKNALLKHSFSHLGLLPYTCIQCRAHFRLARLYRKHECEPERLHCVACLGVFQSHNDFQRHKRETGCWGQQGTKGDEIRCMECGQAFSTADELKNHAGAHQRVMTCSECGKGFRSALMLMSHMGGHAGSRPCLCKNCGLGFPHQQGYESHLKDCGRKPPPVMAPKKPRKDPPAAPSKPLPQLAPRHLPAPVKKPESQVSAPLPTLMRMPGSAPARVTMGVHNTTTVRVVSPDQPTKGLWKLSLDKQPPPGVSLVMFVPANTPLASGLSGPSSTPQLPALSGTQSQWKVLNPAPNPGAPPVLCQSSFTSEPGLSLIAEANRRYSSDTPLDLALKTADYEQDPANLLPLDLSNKSTCSTPPANLVVKTEPRDPGFAEETEEEVFTSLTGDKKGIVFQSKREPGEDSKMEAMAQKGENGEGRGDEDRQNDSRDDGKTWSQMKKSPTPGVPSTLQLLTIKQKNTAKVDPVNQLKIESVSSLHSKMLRGLVQIKQEPLFLEADSGTQSSDFCSYSPLTALKRKMEPDVGLDLRWDGGTPGCVLDLRLNGGNPASCDVVEKAEERNMEGDRVEEELDGGEKDGATEERKADKVGSEERKEQKDGSEQKDGSEERKEEDGTEERKEKAGLEEKDGTEERKEKDGTEERKEKDGTEERKEKDGTEERKEKDGTEEKKGEEGGTEERKEKDGTEEKDGTEESDTPVDEPTAHNPETQLPPPLIPSPPSSPPCKRRRSLRTREKPRALHDCLL, translated from the exons ATGTCAGACTTCACCATCGATATCCAGCTGACAGAACTAGGGTTCCCTGACATCTTGCAGCCCAGAGAAACAACCTGTGTGAAGGAAACACCATCGCCTTCGGCCTCTAACAATATCTCCCCTTTATCCTTGGCTAACCTCCAAACCCCCAGTTCCTCACCGCCTCCTGCTGCACTCACCCCCACAGCTGTGGTCCCAGAACTGGTCGGTGTAGATCAGCTGGTTTCTGTAGACTCACAGACTGCTTCTACAGTTCAGCAGGTTGCTTCACAGACTGGCACTCATATTACAGTAACCCCAAATCCCTCTGTGCCCCCTGAGACACTGACAATACTCTGCCCACCCCCTCCTTCTACACACAAACCTGTGGCAGTGCCACACACTTCACGGCCTGTTAGTCCCATATTGCTACCCAAGAGTTTAGTAAGTGGTCAAAACAATAGCCTTCACCAAAACCCCAAAATAACTAAAACTGTCCTGATATCTGTGTCTCGTATTGGAGCTGGTACTGTGTTGACGTCTGTACCAGCTACTTCCACTCCCCCTGTTGAACACTTAAGAACCATTAAGAATGATTCCGAGCTGCCACTGGCAGACCAGACTGCAATGTTTCAGACCACTCCAAAACCTGTAAACACAGGGAAGCAAGGAAGGGCAGTTGCTGAGGAAGAAGAACCAGGTGAAAAAATTGGAGGAGGGAAAGGTGTTTTCGATGATGGGAAAGTGCAAGAACCGAAAGAGAAAGAAGCAGTTGCAAAGAGTTTAGAGGAGGATTCTGAGGAAACAGATGACAGTGAGGTTTCTGAgaatgaggatgatgatgaagaggaagaggaggatgaggaactGGACCCAG AAGCAGAGCCTGGAGGTTCAGGCGAACACCGCTGTAGCGTCTGTGACCTCGTCCTTTCCTCCAGCTTCCAGCTCCAGGAGCACATGAACCTGCACACAGGGGCACGCCCCTACTGCTGTGCCGAGTGTGGTAAGCGCTTCTGTCAGCTGGCCAACTACCGCTCCCACCTGCGTACGCACGCCCAGCCCCAGACCTCAGTCCCACCCGTACAGCTCCGCTGCCGTGTTTGCCTGAAGGGCTTCGATTCTGAGCAGGGTTTGAAGGACCACCTAGCCAAGTCCCACTTTGAGAAGGAGTTCTATGAGTGTGACGCATGCAAGCGCATCTTCACCTGCCTGACCAAGTGTGAGGAGCACCTGGAGGAGCACAAGCGCGAGCTGGCGGACCACGTGTGTCTGCAGTGCTGCCGCCGCTTCCGCCTGCGCCGCTCTCTCCGCCGCCACAAGGAGCGGGGCTGTGTCCGCAGCTATCGCTGCACCGACTGCCCCATGAACTTCAGCCGCAAGAATGCCCTCCTCAAGCACAGCTTCTCCCACCTGGGCCTGCTGCCTTACACCTGCATCCAGTGCCGTGCACATTTCCGCTTGGCCAGGCTCTACCGTAAGCACGAGTGTGAGCCGGAGCGGCTCCACTGTGTGGCATGCCTGGGCGTCTTTCAGAGCCACAACGACTTCCAGAGGCACAAGAGGGAAACGGGCTGCTGGGGCCAGCAGGGGACCAAGGGGGATGAGATCCGCTGTATGGAGTGTGGCCAGGCCTTCTCCACGGCTGACGAGCTGAAGAATCACGCCGGGGCCCACCAGAGGGTGATGACCTGCTCCGAGTGCGGCAAGGGCTTCCGCTCGGCCTTGATGCTGATGTCACATATGGGGGGCCACGCAGGGTCGAGGCCCTGTCTGTGTAAGAACTGTGGCCTGGGCTTCCCTCACCAGCAGGGTTACGAGAGCCACCTCAAGGACTGTGGACGCAAACCCCCTCCTGTG ATGGCTCCAAAGAAACCACGGAAGGACCCCCCTGCTGCTCCTTCCAAACCCCTACCCCAGCTCGCTCCAAGGCATCTCCCTGCTCCTGTAAAGAAACCAGAGAGTCAAGTGTCAGCACCACTTCCTACTCTGATGAGAATGCCAGGCTCTGCCCCTGCCAGAGTCACTATGGGAGTCCATAACACCACTACTGTCCGTGTGGTGAGCCCTGACCAACCCACCAAGGGGCTGTGGAAGCTCAGCCTGGACAAACAACCGCCTCCTGGGGTGTCCTTGGTCATGTTTGTCCCCGCCAACACCCCTCTGGCCTCTGGCCTCTCTGGCCCATCCTCCACCCCCCAGCTTCCAGCCCTCTCAGGCACCCAGTCCCAGTGGAAGGTCCTCAACCCAGCACCAAATCCAGGAGCCCCTCCGGTGCTGTGCCAGTCCAGCTTCACCTCTGAGCCGGGTCTGAGCCTCATTGCAGAGGCAAACCGGCGCTACTCCTCTGATACCCCGCTGGATCTGGCCTTAAAGACAGCTGACTACGAACAGGATCCTGCTAATTTACTACCTCTTGATCTGTCTAACAAGTCGACTTGCTCCACTCCTCCTGCTAACCTTGTAGTCAAGACTGAACCGAGAGACCCTGGGTTTGCAGAGGAGACTGAGGAAGAAGTATTCACAAGTTTAACAGGTGATAAAAAGGGGATAGTCTTTCAGAGTAAGAGGGAGCCAGGGGAGGATTCTAAAATGGAGGCTATGGCTCAGAAGGGGGAaaatggagaagggagaggagatgaagacaGGCAAAATGACAGCAGAGATGATGGAAAAACTTGGTCTCAAATGAAGAAGTCACCAACACCGGGAGTCCCGTCAACACTACAGCTCCTGACCATCAAACAGAAGAACACTGCCAAAGTGGATCCAGTGAATCAGCTGAAAATCGAGTCAGTCAGCTCTTTGCACTCCAAAATGCTTCGGGGCTTAGTCCAGATAAAGCAGGAACCACTGTTTCTAGAGGCTGACAGTGGAACACAGAGCTCAGACTTCTGTTCGTACAGCCCGCTGACAGCATTGAAGAGGAAGATGGAGCCAGACGTGGGGCTGGACttgagatgggatgggggcaccCCAGGCTGTGTGCTCGACTTGAGGTTGAATGGAGGGAACCCAGCCAGTTGTGATGTGGTggagaaagcagaggagaggaacatggaAGGAGACCGTGTAGAGGAGGAGCTTGATGGTGGCGAGAAGGATGGagcaacagaggagaggaaagcagATAAGGTTGGatcggaggagaggaaagagcagAAGGATGGATCGGAGCAGAAGGATGGatcggaggagaggaaagaggaggatggaacagaggagaggaaagagaaggctGGATTGGAGGAGAAGGATGgaacggaggagaggaaagagaag gatggaacggaggagaggaaagagaaggatggaacggaggagaggaaagagaaggatggaacggaggagaggaaagagaaggatggaacggaggagaagaaaggggaggagggtggaacggaggagaggaaagagaaggatggaacagaggagaaggatggaaCGGAGGAGTCTGACACACCTGTTGATGAACCCACAGCCCATAACCCAGAGACACAGCTCCccccccctctcatcccctctcctccctcctcaccaccatgtaAAAGACGAAGGTCACTAAGGACAAGGGAAAAGCCTAGAGCCCTACACGACTGTTTATTATAA